The window CCGACGACCCGTTGCAAACAAAGTTCGACGGCAAAACCCTGCTCGGCGCCTACACCATCGATGACGAAGGCGTTCCCGCGCAATCGGTCGACATTGTCGTCAACGGCAAACTCGAAAACTTCCTCATCGGCCGCGAACCCGTAAAAGACTTCTCCACCTCCAACGGCCACGGTCGCGCCGCGCCGGCACAGCCACCACACTCTCGCGCAGGCGTCGTCCTCGTTAAAGCCAGCCATCCCCTTTCAGCGAGCGAACTCAACAAGCGCCTCCTCACGATGGCAAAAGAGCAGGGCCGCGACGTCTACGCCGTAGAGACCCTCGGCGGAGAGCTCCTACCGCGCCTGCTCTACCTCGTCCACCCCGACGGCACCCGTCAGCTCGTTCGCGGAGCCGTCTTCGACGAGCTCGACAACCGCAGCCTCCGCTCCGACATCGTTGCCGTCGGCAACGACTTCTACGTCTCGAACTCCCTCGGAACCGTCCCCCAGACCACCATCGCGCCCAGCATGCTCTTCGACGACATCGGCGTAAAACGCGCCACGCTCGAACAGCAAAAGCTCCCTTACTACGCGCCTCCCGCGTTATCAGGAAAATAAACTACGAAAGCGTTCATAGAACAGTCTAGGAAAACACGATGCATCTCGATCCCCGCATCATTCGCGGTATCGCAATCGGCCTTGCCATTCTGCTCCTCTACGGCAGCCGACTAACGAAAGGCTCCGTAAGCCAAACCCCGGACGGCCTCGCCTTCCGCATCAAGCCACTCTTCGCATGGTCACGCGCCATCGCGTTGCCGGCCTACATACTCTTCTTCGCCTACATCACTCTCTCGCAAAAACAGCCTGTCCCCTGGTGGATGGCGTTGCTCTTCATCGCAGCGATCGCTCTCGGAGTCATGCAGATGCCTGGCACCATCACGCTGACACCGACAGCAGTAACTCAGCGCTTTTGGTTTCAACCCTCAAAGACCATCCAGTACAACGAGGTAATGGCGATCCAGGCCATGCAGGGCGGCCGTATGACGAGCGTCATCGGGGACAACCGCGTCAAAATCACTCACACATCAAACCACTGTGCCGCCACCGAATTTCAGCAAGAGCTAGAGCGGCGCACCGGCAAGCGCGTTATCTTGTAACCCTCATAGGCACGAATTGTAGAGTGATAGTCGAAAGACCGCGGCAGGACTCGCCATTGCTAGTCCGTCCGAATTAAATAAGGCTGAGCCGCAGGATCCTTCGGATGAATGCTGTCGGCAACCTCCGTAGCATGACCCTTATCCGGCACCTTCGGACTGATCCTAACCCAATGCCCAGTGGGCCCGGGAAACTCAATCACCTTTGCAGTCGAGTACCGCCGAATCATCTCTTCCTTCAGCTTCACCGCATCAGACTCATGCGCGAACGCCCCCACCTGCACACACCAGCGTCCGCCCGGATCGGCATTCGCCCGAACTGGCGCAGCAAACGCCTCCACCTTCACCTTCGCCACTCCAGCGCGATACACCCCCGTAGCCTTCGCAGCCGCCAGCGATAGATCGATGATCCGGCCGTGAACAAATGGCCCGCGATCCGTAATCTTAACCACGACCGATTCATTGTTAGTCAGATTCGTAACCCGCACCATCGTCCCCATGGGCAGCGTAAGGTGCGCAGCAGTCATCGCATTCTGGTCGTACACCGTTCCATCGGCTCCCTTGCGTCCGGCATACGGTGGCCCATACCAACTCGCCATCCCAACCTCAGTTGAAACCGGTTTGCCTAAATTCCCCGGCATCGGTGCAGGGGCCAAGGGAGGCGCAGGTAACGTCCTCGCACTGGTCGTGTCCCCCGTAGTATTCGGCCGCGAACTCCTCCCGTGATTCGAAGCCGAATTAGACGACCCAGACGCAGGTGGCGGCGGAGGCCGATAAGCTCGCGTCGT is drawn from Edaphobacter lichenicola and contains these coding sequences:
- a CDS encoding septal ring lytic transglycosylase RlpA family protein is translated as MQSRLVSAAILSACALTVGGCHKETTRAYRPPPPPASGSSNSASNHGRSSRPNTTGDTTSARTLPAPPLAPAPMPGNLGKPVSTEVGMASWYGPPYAGRKGADGTVYDQNAMTAAHLTLPMGTMVRVTNLTNNESVVVKITDRGPFVHGRIIDLSLAAAKATGVYRAGVAKVKVEAFAAPVRANADPGGRWCVQVGAFAHESDAVKLKEEMIRRYSTAKVIEFPGPTGHWVRISPKVPDKGHATEVADSIHPKDPAAQPYLIRTD